A portion of the Burkholderia pseudomultivorans genome contains these proteins:
- a CDS encoding coniferyl aldehyde dehydrogenase — translation MKNDLPELAPQAQASIDAMSALLRDQRAAYLRAPYPAWDTRAKHLRALRTMLIDHADELAAAISADFGHRSKQEVLLAEIWMAKEEIDDALRHGKRWMKPIRKPMNKWLRPARAKVMPQPLGVVGIVAPWNYPVLLAAGPLICALAAGNRAMIKMSELTPRTSALFEQLIAKTFSRDHVAVVSGDAQIGAAFSTLPFDHLLFTGSTHVGRHVMRAAADNLTPVTLELGGKSPAIIGPNARFDAAVDAIVAGKTLNAGQTCIAPDYVLLPRGMEAAFIERARARFAKLYPDLPNNGDYTTIVSDRHFARLQHLADEAQAAGAQLHPLSDAASDPASRRFVPCAVTQVPAASTLMQEEIFGPLLPLVPYERLDEAIAYVNARPRPLALYLFDEDGGTIERVMHETISGGVTINEALMHIACGSLPFGGVGASGMGAYHGYDGFVTFSKMKPVLTQARMNLRGLIAPPYGKRFAAVIKMMLKF, via the coding sequence ATGAAGAACGACCTGCCCGAACTGGCCCCGCAAGCGCAAGCGTCGATCGACGCGATGAGCGCGTTGCTGCGCGACCAGCGCGCGGCCTACCTGCGCGCGCCGTATCCGGCATGGGACACGCGTGCCAAGCACCTGCGCGCGCTGCGCACGATGCTGATCGACCATGCGGATGAGCTCGCCGCCGCGATCAGCGCGGACTTCGGCCATCGCTCGAAACAGGAAGTGCTGCTCGCGGAAATCTGGATGGCGAAGGAAGAGATCGACGACGCGCTGCGGCATGGCAAGCGCTGGATGAAGCCGATCCGCAAGCCGATGAACAAGTGGCTGCGCCCCGCGCGCGCGAAGGTGATGCCGCAACCGCTCGGCGTGGTCGGCATCGTCGCGCCATGGAACTATCCGGTGCTGCTCGCCGCGGGCCCGCTGATCTGCGCGCTCGCGGCCGGCAACCGCGCGATGATCAAGATGTCCGAGCTGACGCCGCGCACGTCGGCGCTGTTCGAACAGCTGATCGCGAAGACCTTCTCGCGCGACCACGTCGCGGTCGTAAGCGGCGACGCGCAGATCGGCGCCGCGTTCAGCACGCTGCCGTTCGATCATCTGCTGTTTACCGGCTCGACGCATGTCGGCCGTCACGTGATGCGCGCCGCGGCCGACAACCTGACGCCCGTCACGCTCGAACTCGGCGGCAAGTCGCCGGCGATCATCGGCCCGAACGCGCGCTTCGACGCCGCCGTCGATGCGATCGTCGCGGGCAAGACGCTGAATGCGGGCCAGACCTGCATCGCACCCGACTACGTGCTGCTGCCGCGCGGCATGGAAGCCGCCTTCATCGAGCGCGCCCGCGCGCGATTCGCGAAGCTGTATCCCGATCTGCCGAACAACGGCGACTACACGACGATCGTGTCCGACCGCCACTTCGCGCGGCTCCAGCATCTCGCGGACGAAGCGCAGGCGGCCGGCGCGCAGCTGCATCCGCTGTCCGATGCGGCGTCCGATCCCGCGTCGCGCCGCTTCGTGCCGTGCGCGGTCACGCAGGTGCCGGCCGCATCGACGCTGATGCAGGAGGAGATCTTCGGGCCGCTGCTGCCGCTGGTGCCGTACGAACGGCTCGACGAGGCGATCGCGTACGTGAATGCGCGCCCGCGACCGCTCGCGCTCTACCTGTTCGACGAGGACGGCGGCACGATCGAGCGCGTGATGCACGAGACGATCTCGGGCGGCGTGACGATCAACGAGGCGCTGATGCACATCGCCTGCGGCAGCCTGCCGTTCGGCGGCGTCGGGGCGAGCGGGATGGGCGCGTATCACGGCTACGACGGCTTCGTCACGTTCTCGAAGATGAAGCCGGTGCTCACGCAGGCGCGCATGAACCTGCGCGGGCTGATCGCGCCGCCGTACGGCAAGCGCTTCGCGGCCGTGATCAAGATGATGCTGAAGTTCTGA
- a CDS encoding serine/threonine protein kinase, producing the protein MRGMNEVTSAPASPAGPPFAGLTPECVLDALDSVLMPAGLRTDGRLLALNSYENRVYQVGVEDGPPVVAKFYRPARWSDDAILEEHAFVAELAAREIPAVPAREFDGRTLHAFGGFRFSIFERRGGRAPDLDRSDTLEWLGRFIGRIHAVGATQPYVARPVLDIRTFGYEPRDYLLAHDFIPDDVRPAYQTVVTLALEGVEAAFERAGEIRLLRTHGDCHPSNVLWTDAGPHFVDFDDSRMAPAVQDLWLLLPGDRAGASRALADLLAGYEDFCEFDPRELHLVEALRTLRLIHYAAWLARRWDDPAFPAAFPWFNTPRYWEARVLELREQIGAMQEGPLWPV; encoded by the coding sequence ATGCGGGGCATGAACGAAGTCACTTCCGCCCCCGCTTCTCCCGCCGGCCCGCCGTTCGCCGGCCTCACGCCCGAGTGCGTGCTCGACGCGCTCGACAGCGTGCTGATGCCGGCCGGCCTGCGCACCGACGGGCGCCTGCTCGCCCTCAACAGCTACGAGAACCGCGTCTACCAGGTCGGCGTCGAGGACGGCCCGCCGGTCGTCGCGAAGTTCTATCGTCCGGCGCGCTGGTCGGACGACGCGATCCTCGAGGAACATGCGTTCGTCGCCGAACTCGCCGCGCGCGAGATTCCGGCGGTGCCTGCGCGCGAATTCGACGGCCGCACGCTGCACGCGTTCGGCGGCTTCCGCTTCTCGATCTTCGAGCGGCGCGGCGGCCGCGCGCCCGATCTCGATCGCAGCGACACGCTCGAATGGCTGGGCCGCTTCATCGGCCGGATCCATGCGGTCGGCGCGACGCAGCCGTACGTCGCGCGTCCCGTGCTCGACATCCGCACGTTCGGCTACGAGCCGCGCGACTATCTGCTCGCGCACGATTTCATTCCGGACGACGTACGACCCGCGTATCAGACGGTCGTCACGCTCGCGCTCGAAGGCGTCGAGGCGGCGTTCGAGCGTGCGGGCGAGATTCGCCTGCTGCGCACGCACGGCGACTGCCATCCGAGCAACGTGCTGTGGACCGACGCAGGCCCGCATTTCGTCGATTTCGACGACAGCCGGATGGCGCCCGCGGTCCAGGATCTGTGGCTGCTGCTGCCGGGCGATCGTGCCGGCGCGTCGCGCGCGCTGGCCGACCTGCTGGCGGGCTACGAGGATTTCTGCGAATTCGATCCGCGCGAGCTGCACCTCGTCGAAGCGCTGCGCACGCTGCGGCTGATTCACTACGCGGCGTGGCTCGCGCGGCGCTGGGACGACCCGGCGTTTCCGGCCGCGTTCCCGTGGTTCAACACGCCGCGCTACTGGGAAGCGCGCGTGCTCGAACTGCGCGAGCAGATCGGCGCGATGCAGGAAGGGCCGCTCTGGCCCGTATGA
- a CDS encoding MFS transporter, whose translation MTAPTGTTPTASHSPASPPYLERGSRSYWRASVALLFAGYATFSLLYYVQPLLPEFSAAFGASPAQSSLALSFSTAALAAAVFVAGFVSEGLSRHRLMTASLTLASLLTLIAAFAPHWHQMLVLRALTGLALGGVPAVGMAYLAEEVHPDGLGLAMGLYVGGNAIGGMSGRVIAGVLADLFTWRVAVGTIGVLGLASTLAFRALLPPSRHFTPRRGLGFAHHRAALARHLAGRRELPVLFAMGFMLMGGFVTLYNYVGYRLLAPPYSMNQATIGAIFVVYLVGVFASPWSGRMADSFGRGRVLIASVVVMLAGAALTLLQPVAAIASGIACVTFGFFAGHSTASGWVGRLATQGKGQAAALYLLSYYLGSSIVGSLGGRFWSTHGWPGVVALVAGLLVVGCAAAVWLRGRERSGHA comes from the coding sequence GTGACTGCGCCCACCGGCACCACGCCCACCGCGTCGCACTCGCCCGCATCGCCCCCGTATCTCGAACGCGGCTCGCGCAGCTACTGGCGCGCGAGCGTCGCGCTGCTGTTCGCCGGCTATGCGACCTTCTCGCTGCTCTACTACGTGCAGCCGCTGCTGCCCGAATTCTCGGCCGCGTTCGGTGCGAGCCCCGCGCAGAGCAGTCTCGCGCTGTCGTTCTCGACGGCCGCGCTCGCCGCCGCCGTGTTCGTCGCCGGCTTCGTCTCCGAAGGACTGAGCCGCCACCGCCTGATGACGGCGTCGCTGACGCTGGCGTCGCTGCTCACGCTGATCGCCGCGTTCGCGCCGCACTGGCACCAGATGCTGGTGCTGCGCGCGCTCACCGGGCTCGCGCTCGGCGGCGTGCCCGCGGTCGGCATGGCGTATCTCGCCGAGGAAGTACATCCCGACGGGCTCGGCCTCGCGATGGGGCTCTACGTCGGCGGCAACGCGATCGGCGGGATGTCCGGCCGCGTGATCGCCGGCGTGCTCGCCGACCTGTTCACGTGGCGCGTCGCGGTCGGCACGATCGGCGTGCTCGGCCTCGCGTCGACGCTCGCGTTTCGCGCGCTGCTGCCGCCGTCGCGTCACTTCACGCCGCGCCGCGGGCTCGGCTTCGCGCACCATCGCGCCGCCCTCGCGCGGCATCTCGCCGGCCGCCGCGAACTGCCCGTGCTGTTCGCGATGGGCTTCATGCTGATGGGCGGCTTCGTCACGCTGTACAACTACGTCGGCTACCGGCTGCTCGCGCCGCCGTATTCGATGAACCAGGCGACGATCGGCGCGATCTTCGTCGTCTATCTGGTCGGCGTGTTCGCGTCGCCGTGGTCCGGGCGCATGGCCGACTCGTTCGGGCGCGGCCGCGTGCTGATCGCGAGCGTCGTCGTGATGCTCGCCGGCGCCGCGCTGACGCTGCTGCAGCCGGTCGCCGCGATCGCGTCCGGCATCGCGTGCGTGACGTTCGGCTTCTTCGCCGGCCACTCGACCGCGAGCGGCTGGGTCGGCCGCCTCGCGACGCAGGGCAAGGGACAGGCCGCCGCGCTGTACCTGCTGTCCTACTATCTCGGCTCGAGCATCGTCGGCTCGCTCGGCGGGCGCTTCTGGAGCACGCACGGCTGGCCGGGCGTCGTGGCGCTCGTCGCCGGGCTGCTCGTCGTCGGGTGCGCGGCCGCGGTGTGGCTGCGCGGTCGCGAACGCAGCGGCCACGCATGA
- a CDS encoding DMT family transporter, whose translation MVSFKRALAAHGATSLFVLLWSSGAIFAELGLRHASAFAFLTARFALASLVLLALAPMRGRWLPPRGERRMAALTGLLMMGGYSIFYLLALERGIAPGVLATILGVQPILTLAFVERRWQPARVAGLALALAGLALIVCRGVGGAGLPLAGIACALTALAALTVGSLLQKRVRAAPADVLPLQNAIGLALCVAIAPFRPIAFEPSWSFVVPLLWLGIVISVIAQLLFYRLMQRGDLVNVTSLFYLVPVVTTLMDAVWLGNRPEPLALAGMGAIVAGLALVFRAPAGRARTERA comes from the coding sequence ATGGTTTCGTTCAAACGCGCGCTTGCCGCGCATGGCGCGACGTCGCTCTTCGTTCTGCTGTGGAGCAGCGGCGCGATCTTCGCCGAACTCGGTCTGCGTCACGCATCCGCGTTCGCCTTTCTCACCGCGCGCTTCGCGCTCGCTTCGCTGGTGCTGCTCGCGCTGGCCCCGATGCGCGGACGCTGGCTGCCGCCGCGCGGCGAACGGCGCATGGCCGCGCTGACCGGCCTGCTGATGATGGGCGGCTATTCGATCTTCTATCTGCTCGCGCTCGAGCGCGGCATCGCGCCGGGCGTGCTCGCGACGATCCTCGGCGTACAGCCGATCCTCACGCTCGCGTTCGTCGAGCGGCGCTGGCAGCCCGCGCGTGTCGCGGGGCTCGCGCTCGCACTCGCCGGCCTCGCGCTGATCGTGTGCCGCGGCGTCGGCGGCGCCGGCCTGCCGCTCGCGGGCATCGCCTGCGCGCTGACCGCGCTCGCCGCGCTGACCGTCGGTTCGCTGCTGCAGAAACGCGTGCGCGCAGCACCCGCCGACGTGCTGCCGCTGCAGAACGCGATCGGGCTCGCGCTGTGCGTGGCGATCGCGCCGTTCCGGCCGATCGCGTTCGAGCCGAGCTGGTCGTTCGTCGTGCCGCTGCTGTGGCTCGGCATCGTGATCTCGGTGATCGCGCAACTGCTGTTCTACCGGCTGATGCAGCGCGGCGACCTCGTCAACGTGACGAGCCTGTTCTATCTCGTGCCCGTCGTCACCACGCTGATGGACGCCGTCTGGCTCGGCAATCGGCCCGAACCGCTCGCGCTGGCCGGGATGGGCGCGATCGTCGCGGGCCTCGCGCTGGTGTTCCGCGCACCGGCCGGTCGCGCGCGCACCGAACGCGCATGA
- the mgrA gene encoding L-glyceraldehyde 3-phosphate reductase, whose translation MAYEAASERYADMQYRTCGRSGLKLPALSLGLWHNFGDATPITTQREILRTAFDLGITHFDLANNYGPPYGSAETNFGRLLKEDFRPYRDELLISTKAGWDMWPGPYGSGGGSRKYVLASLDQSLQRMGLDYVDIFYSHRFDAHTPLEETAGALASAVQQGKALYIGISSYSAAKTREMAELLAQYKVPLLIHQPSYNLLNRWVERELLDTLDEIGTGSIAFTPLAQGLLTSKYLNGVPADARVNKPGGGSLKQDHLSADNLEHVRRLDAIASRRGQSLAQMALAWVLRNGRVTSALIGASRAEQVRENVGALKNLEFSAEELAEIDRYATEGGINLWEKPSTDQAI comes from the coding sequence ATGGCCTACGAAGCAGCTTCCGAACGTTATGCCGACATGCAATACCGCACCTGCGGCCGGTCCGGGCTCAAACTGCCCGCACTGTCGCTCGGCTTGTGGCACAACTTCGGCGACGCGACGCCGATTACGACGCAGCGCGAGATCCTGCGCACCGCGTTCGACCTCGGCATCACCCACTTCGATCTCGCGAACAACTACGGGCCGCCGTACGGCAGCGCGGAAACCAATTTCGGCCGGCTGCTGAAAGAGGATTTCCGGCCGTACCGCGACGAACTGCTGATCTCGACCAAAGCCGGCTGGGACATGTGGCCGGGCCCGTACGGCAGCGGCGGCGGCTCGCGCAAGTACGTGCTCGCGAGCCTCGACCAGAGCCTGCAGCGGATGGGGCTCGACTACGTCGACATCTTCTATTCGCACCGCTTCGACGCGCACACGCCGCTCGAGGAGACGGCCGGCGCGCTCGCGTCCGCGGTGCAGCAGGGCAAGGCGCTGTATATCGGCATCTCGTCGTATTCGGCCGCGAAGACGCGCGAGATGGCCGAGCTGCTCGCGCAGTACAAGGTGCCGCTGCTGATCCACCAGCCTTCGTACAACCTGCTCAATCGCTGGGTCGAGCGCGAACTGCTCGATACGCTCGACGAGATCGGCACCGGCAGCATCGCGTTCACGCCGCTCGCGCAGGGGCTGCTGACGTCGAAGTACCTGAACGGCGTGCCGGCCGACGCGCGCGTGAACAAGCCGGGCGGCGGCTCGCTGAAGCAGGATCACCTGAGCGCGGACAACCTCGAGCACGTGCGCAGGCTCGACGCGATCGCCAGCCGGCGCGGGCAGAGCCTCGCGCAGATGGCGCTCGCCTGGGTGCTGCGCAACGGCCGCGTGACGTCCGCGCTGATCGGTGCGAGCCGCGCGGAGCAGGTGCGCGAAAACGTCGGGGCGTTGAAGAACCTCGAATTCTCGGCGGAAGAACTCGCGGAAATCGATCGCTACGCGACCGAAGGCGGGATCAATCTGTGGGAAAAGCCGTCCACCGATCAGGCGATCTGA
- a CDS encoding DUF3185 family protein, translating into MSRVISVALLVGGVVLLYFGGQSFHSLNDNMSRFFTGSPATKTILLIAGGAVASLIGLIGLAMPGGKR; encoded by the coding sequence ATGTCCCGGGTCATCTCGGTTGCGCTGCTGGTCGGCGGCGTCGTGCTGCTGTATTTCGGCGGCCAGTCGTTTCATTCGCTCAACGACAACATGTCGCGCTTCTTCACCGGCTCGCCCGCCACGAAGACGATCCTGCTGATCGCCGGCGGCGCCGTCGCCTCGCTGATCGGCCTGATCGGTCTCGCGATGCCGGGCGGCAAGCGCTGA
- a CDS encoding phytanoyl-CoA dioxygenase family protein codes for MSSPLQSESIRAQVAELRERGFVVARGLVGEQQCAALRRIAERQLQEAAEPIEFEADLRYPGAPDSKHAPGGHTVRRLLDAYGRDPAFAERAVAPEIGAWMRAYFGEEPVLSRAHHNCMMTKHPAYGSLTGWHRDFRYWAFERADMVSVWLALGPETNENGALWLVPGSHTAEFGPEAFDDAKFFRSDLPGNRAMIDAAVCPPLATGDVVFFHCNTLHSAGQNRSDQVKFSLVYTYHGASNRPVPGTRSAAKPEVPF; via the coding sequence ATGTCGTCTCCATTGCAGTCGGAATCGATCCGCGCGCAAGTCGCGGAATTGCGCGAGCGCGGCTTCGTCGTCGCGCGCGGCCTCGTCGGCGAGCAGCAGTGCGCGGCGCTCAGGCGCATCGCCGAGCGGCAGTTGCAGGAAGCCGCGGAGCCGATCGAGTTTGAAGCGGACCTGCGCTATCCGGGCGCGCCGGATTCGAAGCATGCGCCGGGCGGCCATACGGTGCGGCGTCTGCTCGATGCGTACGGCCGCGATCCGGCCTTCGCCGAACGGGCGGTCGCGCCCGAGATCGGCGCATGGATGCGTGCGTATTTCGGCGAGGAGCCGGTGCTGTCGCGTGCGCATCACAACTGCATGATGACCAAGCATCCCGCGTACGGCAGCCTGACCGGCTGGCATCGCGACTTCCGCTACTGGGCGTTCGAGCGCGCGGATATGGTGTCGGTGTGGCTCGCGCTGGGGCCGGAGACGAACGAGAACGGCGCGCTGTGGCTCGTGCCGGGTTCGCATACGGCGGAATTCGGGCCGGAGGCGTTCGACGACGCGAAGTTCTTCCGCAGCGACCTGCCCGGGAACCGCGCGATGATCGACGCTGCGGTCTGCCCGCCGCTCGCGACCGGCGACGTGGTGTTCTTCCACTGCAACACGCTGCATTCGGCCGGCCAGAACCGTTCCGACCAGGTGAAGTTCTCGCTCGTGTACACCTACCACGGCGCGAGCAACCGGCCGGTGCCCGGCACGCGTTCGGCCGCGAAGCCCGAAGTGCCGTTCTGA
- the metK gene encoding methionine adenosyltransferase, translating to MANDYLFTSESVSEGHPDKVADQISDAILDAILEQDKYSRVAAETLCNTGLVVLAGEITTTANIDYIQIARDTIKRIGYDNTDYGIDYKGCAVLVAYDKQSPDIAQGVDRAHDDNLDQGAGDQGLMFGYACDETPELMPLPIYLSHRLVERQASLRRDGRLQWLRPDAKSQVTVRYVDGRPDSIDTVVLSTQHAPDIELPALREAVIEEIIKPTLPADLIKGDIKFLVNPTGRFVIGGPQGDCGLTGRKIIVDTYGGAAPHGGGAFSGKDPSKVDRSAAYAGRYVAKNIVAAGLASRALIQVSYAIGVAEPTSVMVNTFGTGRVSDAVITKLVREHFDLRPKGIIKMLDLLRPIYEKTAAYGHFGREEPEFSWEATDKALALAEAAGVEPTARVA from the coding sequence GTGGCAAACGATTATCTCTTCACGTCCGAATCCGTCTCCGAAGGCCATCCGGACAAAGTCGCGGACCAGATCTCGGACGCGATTCTCGACGCCATCCTCGAGCAGGACAAATACTCCCGCGTTGCCGCCGAAACGCTGTGCAACACGGGCCTCGTCGTGCTGGCCGGTGAAATCACCACGACGGCGAACATCGACTACATCCAGATCGCGCGCGACACGATCAAGCGCATCGGTTACGACAATACCGACTACGGCATCGACTACAAGGGTTGCGCGGTGCTCGTCGCTTACGACAAGCAGTCGCCGGACATCGCGCAGGGCGTCGACCGCGCGCATGACGACAACCTCGACCAGGGCGCGGGCGACCAGGGCCTGATGTTCGGCTATGCCTGCGACGAAACGCCGGAACTGATGCCGCTGCCGATCTACCTGTCGCACCGCCTCGTCGAGCGCCAGGCCAGCCTGCGCCGCGACGGCCGCCTGCAGTGGCTGCGCCCGGACGCGAAGTCGCAGGTGACGGTCCGCTACGTCGACGGTCGTCCCGACTCGATCGACACCGTCGTGCTGTCGACGCAGCATGCACCGGACATCGAGCTGCCGGCGCTGCGCGAAGCCGTGATCGAGGAAATCATCAAGCCGACGCTGCCGGCCGACCTGATCAAGGGCGACATCAAGTTCCTGGTGAACCCGACCGGCCGGTTCGTGATCGGCGGCCCGCAGGGCGACTGCGGCCTGACCGGCCGCAAGATCATCGTCGACACCTACGGCGGTGCCGCACCGCACGGCGGCGGCGCGTTCTCGGGCAAGGATCCGTCGAAGGTCGACCGTTCGGCCGCGTATGCGGGCCGTTACGTCGCGAAGAACATCGTCGCCGCGGGCCTCGCGTCGCGCGCGCTGATCCAGGTGTCGTACGCGATCGGCGTGGCCGAGCCGACCTCGGTGATGGTCAACACGTTCGGCACGGGCCGCGTGTCGGATGCGGTGATCACGAAGCTCGTGCGCGAGCATTTCGACCTGCGTCCGAAGGGCATCATCAAGATGCTCGACCTGCTGCGCCCGATCTACGAAAAGACCGCCGCTTACGGCCACTTCGGCCGCGAAGAGCCGGAATTCTCGTGGGAAGCGACCGACAAGGCGCTCGCGCTGGCCGAAGCGGCCGGTGTCGAGCCGACGGCACGCGTCGCGTAA
- the lpxL gene encoding lauroyl acyltransferase LpxL translates to MLGRLGTHLAIGLLKLLALLPYGLTARFGDGLGWLLYQIPSRRKRIVHTNLKLCFPDWSDARREEVAGRHFRHAIRSYVERSVQWFGSEKKLAKLIQVDSAVDLDDPDLPPTLFLGLHFVGIEAGSIWLNRSLHRRCGSLYQPFSNAVLEEEAKKARGRFDAEMVGRADSARVVLRWLRDRKPVMLGADMDYGLRNSTFVPFFGVPACTLTAVGRLAKTGRAQVVPFIGEVLPNYQGYRLKVFKPWDHYPTGDDDLDARRMNAFLEEQIPLMPEQYYWVHKRFKTRPPGEPSLY, encoded by the coding sequence ATGCTAGGTCGTCTCGGCACGCACCTCGCCATCGGCTTGCTGAAACTGCTCGCCCTGCTGCCGTACGGCCTGACCGCACGGTTCGGCGATGGTCTCGGCTGGCTGCTGTACCAGATCCCCAGCCGGCGAAAACGCATCGTACACACCAATCTGAAACTCTGCTTCCCCGACTGGAGCGACGCGCGCCGCGAGGAAGTCGCGGGCCGGCATTTCCGCCATGCGATCCGCAGCTACGTCGAGCGCAGCGTGCAGTGGTTCGGCTCAGAGAAGAAGCTCGCGAAGCTGATCCAGGTCGACAGCGCGGTCGATCTCGACGATCCCGACCTGCCGCCGACGCTGTTCCTCGGCCTGCATTTCGTCGGCATCGAAGCCGGCTCGATCTGGCTGAACCGGTCGCTGCACCGCCGCTGCGGCTCGCTGTACCAGCCGTTCTCGAACGCAGTGCTCGAGGAGGAAGCGAAAAAGGCGCGCGGCCGCTTCGACGCCGAGATGGTCGGCCGCGCGGACAGCGCCCGCGTCGTGCTGCGCTGGCTGCGCGACCGCAAGCCGGTGATGCTCGGCGCCGACATGGATTACGGGCTGCGCAACTCGACGTTCGTGCCGTTCTTCGGCGTGCCCGCGTGCACGCTGACGGCGGTCGGCCGGCTCGCGAAGACGGGCCGCGCGCAGGTCGTGCCGTTCATCGGCGAGGTGCTGCCAAACTACCAGGGCTACCGCCTGAAGGTGTTCAAGCCGTGGGATCACTACCCGACCGGCGACGACGACCTCGACGCGCGGCGGATGAACGCGTTCCTCGAGGAACAGATCCCGCTGATGCCCGAACAGTATTACTGGGTCCACAAGCGCTTCAAGACGCGCCCGCCCGGCGAGCCGAGCCTCTACTGA
- the dapF gene encoding diaminopimelate epimerase yields MKLSFTKMHGAGNDFVVLDGYSRALPPLTEAQVRALANRHFGIGADQLLLVEKPTVDGADFKYRIFNCDGGEVEHCGNGARCFVKFVNDRGLTDRRSVRVQVMKGLITLTMQDNGEVVVDMGAPVFAPAQVPFDAAGLEGRAEGRDTLWPLDVGGRTRWITTVSMGNPHAVQVVDDAEAYPVLEEGPLIERHARFPQRVNAGFMQIVSRHEVKLRVYERGAGETLACGTGACAAVAAGIRRGLLDSPVTVHTHGGTLTISWDGARDETAALMMAGPATTVFEGEIDLHV; encoded by the coding sequence GTGAAACTCTCGTTCACCAAGATGCACGGCGCGGGCAACGACTTCGTCGTGCTCGACGGCTATTCGCGCGCGCTGCCGCCGCTCACCGAAGCGCAGGTGCGCGCGCTCGCCAACCGACACTTCGGGATCGGCGCCGACCAGCTGCTGCTCGTCGAGAAGCCGACCGTCGACGGGGCGGATTTCAAATACCGGATCTTCAATTGCGACGGCGGCGAAGTCGAACACTGCGGCAACGGCGCGCGCTGCTTCGTGAAGTTCGTCAACGACCGCGGCCTGACCGACCGGCGCAGCGTGCGCGTGCAGGTGATGAAGGGCCTGATCACGCTGACGATGCAGGACAACGGTGAAGTCGTCGTCGACATGGGCGCGCCGGTATTCGCGCCCGCCCAGGTGCCGTTCGACGCCGCCGGCCTCGAGGGCCGCGCGGAAGGCCGCGACACGCTCTGGCCGCTCGACGTCGGCGGCCGCACGCGCTGGATCACGACGGTGTCGATGGGCAACCCGCACGCGGTGCAGGTCGTCGACGACGCCGAAGCCTATCCCGTGCTCGAAGAAGGCCCGCTGATCGAGCGCCATGCGCGCTTCCCGCAGCGCGTGAACGCCGGCTTCATGCAGATCGTGTCGCGCCACGAGGTGAAGCTGCGCGTGTACGAGCGCGGCGCGGGCGAAACGCTCGCATGCGGCACCGGCGCGTGTGCGGCGGTCGCCGCCGGCATCCGCCGCGGGCTGCTCGATTCGCCGGTGACCGTGCACACGCACGGCGGCACGCTGACGATCAGCTGGGACGGCGCGCGCGACGAAACCGCCGCGCTGATGATGGCCGGACCCGCCACGACCGTGTTCGAAGGCGAGATCGACCTGCACGTGTAA
- a CDS encoding DUF484 family protein: MNDREVADYLLANPEFFARHAELLATIRLANPHGKAAISLQERQMEMLRDKNKHLERRLAELVRYGHENDSLSAKFSRWTSRVIAERDPYALPRTIADGIADVFDVPQTALRVWDVAETYSQAEFARQVGEEVRLFANGLATPYCGANTGFEAAQWLAPAAVAPAANAAEGGDAVPAGDGSAASVALLALRAPQAGPDAPAFGLLVLGSPDPRRFHDAMATDFLAQIATLASAALTRLLPH; the protein is encoded by the coding sequence ATGAACGATCGCGAAGTCGCCGACTACCTGCTCGCCAATCCCGAATTCTTCGCGCGGCACGCCGAACTGCTCGCGACGATCCGCCTCGCGAACCCGCACGGCAAGGCCGCGATCTCGCTGCAGGAACGGCAGATGGAGATGCTGCGCGACAAGAACAAGCATCTCGAACGCCGCCTCGCCGAGCTCGTGCGCTACGGCCACGAGAACGACAGCCTGTCCGCGAAGTTCAGCCGCTGGACCTCCCGCGTGATCGCCGAGCGCGATCCGTATGCGCTGCCGCGCACGATCGCCGACGGCATCGCCGACGTGTTCGACGTGCCGCAGACCGCGCTGCGCGTGTGGGACGTCGCCGAAACCTACTCGCAGGCCGAGTTCGCCCGCCAGGTCGGCGAGGAAGTGCGGCTCTTCGCGAACGGGCTCGCGACGCCGTACTGCGGCGCGAACACGGGCTTCGAGGCCGCCCAGTGGCTCGCGCCCGCGGCTGTCGCGCCGGCCGCGAACGCGGCGGAAGGCGGCGACGCCGTGCCGGCCGGCGACGGCTCGGCCGCATCGGTCGCGCTGCTCGCACTGCGCGCGCCGCAAGCCGGCCCGGACGCGCCCGCGTTCGGCCTGCTGGTGCTCGGCTCGCCCGACCCGCGCCGCTTCCACGACGCGATGGCCACCGACTTCCTCGCGCAGATCGCGACGCTCGCGAGCGCCGCACTCACGCGCCTGCTGCCGCACTGA